A single region of the Gephyromycinifex aptenodytis genome encodes:
- the moaC gene encoding cyclic pyranopterin monophosphate synthase MoaC has translation MNESLTHVRADGSAHMVDVSAKPVTARSASAAGRVLLSPRAVAALRGGDVPKGDALAVARLAGIQAAKRTPELVPLAHPVAVHAVTVDLHVADDGVDISATVRTADRTGIEMEALTCVSVGALALVDMVKAVDKHARITDIRVTAKSGGRSGDWVEDERDAP, from the coding sequence ATGAATGAATCCCTGACCCATGTCCGCGCTGATGGCAGCGCCCACATGGTCGATGTCTCTGCCAAACCCGTCACCGCCCGAAGCGCCAGCGCTGCCGGGCGGGTGCTGCTCTCACCACGTGCGGTGGCGGCCCTGCGCGGCGGGGATGTGCCCAAGGGGGATGCGCTCGCGGTGGCCCGGCTGGCCGGGATCCAGGCGGCCAAACGCACCCCGGAACTCGTGCCGTTGGCCCACCCGGTCGCGGTGCACGCGGTAACGGTCGACCTGCACGTGGCCGATGACGGCGTCGACATCTCCGCCACGGTACGCACCGCGGATCGGACGGGGATCGAGATGGAGGCGCTGACGTGCGTAAGCGTCGGGGCTCTGGCTCTGGTCGACATGGTCAAAGCCGTCGACAAGCATGCCCGCATCACCGACATTCGGGTCACGGCGAAGTCCGGAGGGCGTTCCGGGGACTGGGTCGAGGATGAGCGAGACGCGCCGTGA
- a CDS encoding 5-formyltetrahydrofolate cyclo-ligase: MESKDAKKALRSQIRRARRERANAPDAASARERAAQALAEAVLRHLDETMPLAQPAPGSTGEAAQPLPRWGQPGATVALFRSTPTEPPTHALSTALLERGVRVLVPRTLPDLDLDWHELLPGTLHEPPMANLDGRRGSAAAKSDAADLPGGEDRDDEGPALGVEAIGRASVVLTPGLAVDASGHRLGQGGGCYDRALQRRADGAPVATILFDDELVAALPHEPHDSPVDAVVTPSRGWTVLPIGPDHLGN, from the coding sequence ATGGAGAGCAAGGATGCAAAGAAGGCTTTGCGCAGCCAGATCCGTCGCGCGCGTCGGGAGCGCGCGAACGCCCCGGACGCGGCGAGCGCGCGGGAACGGGCGGCGCAGGCGCTGGCTGAGGCGGTCCTGCGCCATCTCGACGAGACCATGCCGCTGGCCCAGCCGGCACCGGGATCGACCGGTGAGGCCGCGCAACCGTTGCCCCGGTGGGGTCAGCCCGGCGCGACCGTGGCGCTGTTTCGCTCCACCCCTACCGAACCGCCCACGCATGCCTTGAGCACGGCACTGCTGGAACGGGGCGTGCGGGTCCTGGTGCCGCGGACGTTGCCTGACCTCGACCTTGACTGGCATGAGCTGCTTCCCGGCACTCTCCACGAGCCGCCGATGGCGAACCTCGACGGCCGGCGCGGTTCCGCCGCCGCCAAGAGCGATGCCGCGGACCTGCCCGGTGGGGAGGACCGGGACGATGAAGGGCCCGCCCTGGGTGTGGAGGCCATCGGCCGGGCGAGCGTCGTGCTCACCCCGGGGTTGGCCGTGGACGCCTCCGGGCACCGACTCGGCCAAGGTGGCGGTTGCTACGACAGAGCGCTGCAGCGTCGAGCCGACGGTGCCCCCGTGGCGACGATCCTTTTCGATGATGAACTGGTCGCCGCGCTACCGCACGAACCACATGATTCCCCCGTCGATGCGGTGGTCACGCCCTCGCGCGGATGGACGGTTTTACCGATAGGGCCCGACCACCTGGGAAACTAG
- the glp gene encoding molybdotransferase-like divisome protein Glp produces MLIPVEEHLARILNTVHELTPTRTALDHALGCVLATDIRSRVSLPGFDNSAMDGYAVYSSDVADASSQAPVQLPVEGDIAAGDTTHHRLRAGRTFRIMTGAPVPIGADAIVPVEQTDAGVKSVSIYEGVPHGRHVRPQGEDVGEGTIVLRRGTRLSARHIALAAAVGHGELSVIPTPRVVVISTGDELITPGQVPGFGQVVDSNGPMIAAVARELDVVASRVGGVADDEETVLRTLRAQLGRADAIITTGGVSMGAYDAVKAVLTRLGTVQFDRVAMQPGKPQGFGTIGEHNTPVFTLPGNPVSALVSFHAFVAPALRLMAGRPAFESAPLEAQAAQAWPSPSGKLQFARVALEHDSDGLKARSAGGQGSHVLGSLAEADGFALVPPHITRVEIGDRLLVMPLGSAATSRRGGADWYGRAWCGTEVSE; encoded by the coding sequence TTGTTGATTCCCGTCGAGGAACACCTGGCTCGAATCCTGAACACGGTGCACGAGCTGACACCGACCCGCACCGCGCTCGACCACGCCTTGGGCTGTGTGCTGGCCACAGACATACGCAGCCGGGTGTCTCTACCCGGCTTCGACAACTCAGCGATGGACGGGTACGCCGTCTACAGCTCCGACGTCGCCGACGCATCCAGCCAAGCTCCGGTGCAGTTGCCGGTCGAAGGCGATATCGCCGCCGGAGACACCACACACCACCGGCTGCGCGCTGGACGCACCTTCCGCATCATGACCGGCGCCCCGGTACCGATCGGGGCGGATGCGATCGTTCCGGTGGAACAGACCGACGCCGGGGTGAAATCGGTGTCCATCTACGAGGGCGTGCCGCACGGCCGCCATGTACGCCCCCAAGGTGAAGACGTGGGGGAGGGCACGATCGTGCTTCGGCGCGGCACCCGCCTGAGCGCGCGCCACATCGCCTTGGCGGCGGCGGTCGGGCACGGGGAACTATCCGTGATTCCCACCCCACGGGTCGTCGTGATCTCGACCGGTGATGAGCTCATCACCCCCGGGCAGGTGCCGGGATTCGGTCAGGTAGTCGACAGCAACGGGCCGATGATCGCCGCGGTAGCCCGGGAACTGGACGTGGTCGCCTCCCGAGTCGGCGGGGTTGCCGACGACGAAGAGACCGTGCTGCGCACCTTGCGTGCCCAACTGGGACGCGCCGACGCCATCATCACCACCGGTGGGGTGAGCATGGGCGCCTACGACGCGGTCAAAGCCGTCCTCACCCGGCTGGGCACGGTCCAGTTCGACCGGGTCGCCATGCAACCGGGCAAGCCGCAAGGATTCGGCACCATCGGTGAACACAACACCCCGGTGTTCACCCTGCCCGGCAACCCCGTCAGCGCACTCGTCTCCTTCCACGCCTTCGTCGCCCCGGCGCTTCGGCTGATGGCGGGACGGCCTGCGTTCGAATCGGCGCCGCTGGAGGCGCAGGCCGCGCAAGCCTGGCCCTCGCCTTCGGGAAAGCTGCAGTTTGCGCGGGTAGCCCTAGAGCACGACAGCGATGGCCTCAAAGCGCGCTCCGCCGGTGGTCAGGGCTCCCACGTTCTGGGCAGCCTGGCCGAGGCCGACGGGTTCGCTCTGGTCCCACCGCACATCACCCGCGTCGAGATCGGCGACCGTCTACTCGTCATGCCGCTGGGCAGCGCCGCAACCTCCCGTCGCGGCGGGGCGGATTGGTACGGGCGCGCCTGGTGCGGCACGGAGGTGTCCGAATGA
- a CDS encoding GNAT family N-acetyltransferase produces the protein MAGLWPTVLTVRERGQPDRVMRALRPRDRNEWERLRLTNREWLEPWEATSPNPAGPMRFRALVRHYEREAQAGRLQPFVIEVGGRLVGQMHLFGITWGSLCSGSAGYWVARSMAGQGIAPLCLAALVDHAVYGLGLHRVEVNVRPENVASLRVVQKLGFRDEGVRQRYLHIGGAWRDHRTFAITTEDLSGGSLVAQWHARNGLDLHASARPVPPGESPS, from the coding sequence ATGGCCGGGTTGTGGCCGACGGTGCTGACCGTCCGCGAGCGTGGCCAGCCCGACCGCGTCATGCGGGCGCTGCGCCCCCGGGATCGCAACGAGTGGGAGCGGTTGCGGCTCACCAACCGGGAATGGCTTGAACCATGGGAGGCAACGAGCCCGAACCCGGCCGGGCCGATGCGTTTCCGCGCCCTGGTTCGCCACTACGAACGTGAAGCGCAAGCCGGTCGCCTGCAACCCTTCGTGATCGAGGTCGGCGGGCGCCTGGTGGGTCAGATGCACCTGTTCGGGATCACCTGGGGGTCCCTGTGCAGCGGCAGCGCCGGGTATTGGGTGGCTCGTTCCATGGCCGGGCAGGGCATCGCCCCGCTCTGTCTGGCGGCCCTGGTCGACCACGCCGTCTACGGTTTGGGGCTGCACCGGGTGGAGGTCAATGTTCGCCCCGAGAACGTGGCAAGCCTTCGGGTGGTGCAGAAGTTGGGCTTCCGTGATGAGGGAGTGCGCCAGCGGTATCTGCACATCGGCGGAGCCTGGCGCGACCACCGCACGTTCGCCATCACAACCGAGGACCTATCCGGGGGCTCACTGGTGGCGCAGTGGCACGCTCGTAACGGCTTAGATCTGCACGCCTCGGCACGCCCGGTTCCTCCGGGGGAGAGCCCATCCTGA
- a CDS encoding MogA/MoaB family molybdenum cofactor biosynthesis protein: MSTRAAVITASTRAAGGVYADRSGPLVVARLRDWGFQVDEAVVVADGEAVGQALREAIQGPARLIITTGGTGLAPNDLTPEVTLPLLDRQVLGIPEAIRAAGVAKGVPTAMLSRGVAGVAGDALVVNLAGSTGGVKDALEVLEPVLAHALEQILGGDH, encoded by the coding sequence GTGAGTACTCGCGCTGCGGTCATCACCGCCTCGACGCGGGCCGCGGGTGGCGTCTACGCCGATCGGTCTGGGCCGCTGGTCGTGGCGCGGCTGCGCGACTGGGGTTTCCAGGTCGATGAGGCTGTCGTGGTCGCCGATGGTGAAGCGGTGGGGCAGGCCTTGCGGGAGGCGATCCAGGGCCCAGCCCGACTCATCATCACCACCGGTGGAACCGGTCTGGCCCCCAACGATCTGACGCCCGAAGTGACGTTGCCGTTGCTGGATCGGCAGGTGCTGGGCATCCCGGAGGCGATTCGTGCCGCTGGCGTCGCCAAGGGCGTGCCGACCGCGATGCTTTCGCGGGGCGTGGCCGGGGTTGCCGGTGACGCCCTGGTGGTCAACCTGGCCGGTTCGACCGGCGGGGTGAAGGACGCGCTGGAGGTGTTGGAACCTGTCCTGGCGCATGCCTTGGAGCAGATTCTCGGTGGTGATCACTGA